One window from the genome of Burkholderia sp. FERM BP-3421 encodes:
- a CDS encoding COG4705 family protein, whose product MKTSTEHALVKVPETTLGFWLIKIAATTLGETGGDAVSMSMHLGYLVATGIFAAIFLVVVVAQVKAKRFHPLLYWAAIIATTTVGTTLADFADRSLGIGYAGGSSLLLALLLGSLLVWHRTLGSVSASTTHSPKAEAFYWLTIVFSQTLGTALGDWTADTAGLGYTGAAAVFSGLLALVAAAYYRTGVSRTLLFWAAFILTRPLGAAVGDFLDKPSSAGGLALSRYSASAALFAFMLTAILFFKQRAARTTH is encoded by the coding sequence ATGAAAACGTCTACTGAACACGCGCTGGTCAAGGTCCCCGAGACCACGCTGGGATTCTGGCTGATCAAGATCGCGGCCACCACGCTCGGCGAAACCGGCGGCGATGCCGTTTCGATGTCCATGCATCTCGGCTATCTGGTCGCCACCGGCATCTTCGCGGCGATCTTCCTGGTCGTCGTCGTCGCGCAGGTCAAGGCCAAAAGGTTCCATCCATTGCTGTACTGGGCCGCCATCATCGCGACGACCACCGTCGGCACGACGCTGGCCGATTTTGCGGATCGCTCGCTGGGAATCGGGTACGCTGGCGGTTCGAGCCTGCTGCTGGCCTTGCTGCTCGGCTCGCTCCTGGTCTGGCATCGCACCCTCGGTTCCGTGTCCGCGAGCACCACCCACTCGCCCAAGGCGGAAGCCTTCTACTGGCTGACCATCGTGTTCTCCCAGACGCTGGGCACGGCGCTGGGCGACTGGACCGCCGATACGGCGGGCCTGGGCTACACGGGCGCGGCCGCCGTGTTCAGCGGCTTGCTCGCCCTGGTCGCGGCCGCCTACTACCGGACCGGCGTGTCCCGTACGCTGCTGTTCTGGGCGGCGTTCATTCTGACCCGCCCGCTGGGCGCGGCGGTCGGCGACTTCCTGGACAAACCGTCGAGCGCGGGCGGTCTGGCCTTGAGCCGTTATTCGGCGTCGGCTGCGTTGTTCGCCTTCATGCTGACGGCGATCCTGTTCTTCAAGCAGCGCGCAGCCAGGACGACACATTGA
- a CDS encoding response regulator transcription factor, translated as MRVLLVEDDPMIGDAIQGALKDASYAVDWVKNGRTALTTLGCQHYDLVLLDLGLPGKDGLDVLASLRARDDPVPLLIITARDGLDDLLRGLDGGADDYVAKPFQMAALLARMRAVLRRRGGKAAPVLGNGVVSLDPVTKEASVDGGSPVQLSNREFSLLRALLVRPGAILSRSELEDRIYSWGEEVESNAVEFLIHALRRKLGSAVIKNVRGLGWMVSKDA; from the coding sequence ATGCGGGTATTGCTCGTCGAAGACGATCCCATGATCGGGGACGCGATCCAGGGCGCGTTGAAGGATGCGTCCTACGCGGTGGACTGGGTCAAGAACGGACGGACTGCGCTCACGACATTGGGCTGCCAGCACTATGACCTGGTGCTGCTCGACCTGGGCTTGCCCGGCAAAGACGGGCTGGACGTGCTCGCGAGCCTCCGCGCCAGGGACGATCCGGTTCCCCTCCTCATCATCACGGCGCGCGATGGCCTCGATGATCTGCTCCGCGGCCTGGACGGCGGGGCCGACGACTATGTCGCCAAGCCCTTCCAGATGGCGGCGCTGCTGGCCCGGATGCGCGCCGTCCTGCGGCGCAGGGGCGGCAAGGCCGCGCCCGTCCTCGGCAACGGCGTGGTGTCGCTCGATCCGGTCACCAAGGAGGCCAGCGTCGACGGCGGATCCCCGGTACAACTGTCCAACCGCGAGTTTTCACTGCTGCGGGCCTTGCTGGTTCGGCCGGGCGCCATTCTCTCGCGCAGCGAACTGGAGGATCGCATCTACAGCTGGGGGGAAGAAGTCGAAAGCAATGCCGTCGAGTTCCTGATCCATGCGCTGCGGCGCAAGCTCGGCAGCGCGGTCATCAAGAACGTCAGGGGGCTGGGATGGATGGTTTCAAAAGACGCTTGA
- a CDS encoding aldehyde dehydrogenase family protein, translated as MRTSQHTYIDGQWSDPAEMRTIDVIDPSTARPYARLGIGGAADVERAVGAARQAFDTFSREPIETRLALLQRVLHVYQRRHDEVARTISQEMGAPLAFARAMQAAVGTAHLEQTIHALRSYRFSTWTDSLLVSREPIGVCALITPWNWPINQIVCKVAPALATGCTMVLKPSEIAPFSAILFAEILHEAGVPPGVFNLVHGDGPGVGAALSRHPDVDMVSFTGSTRAGIEVAKAAADTVKRVHQELGSKSPNLILPDADIEDAVTHGTRSCFSNSGQSCNAPTRMLVHVDHLGRAEQAARDEVARMVVGDPRAPDTTLGPVVSRAQFQRVQHFIQLGIDEGATLVAGGPGRPSGLSEGFYVRPTVFSNVTPDMGIAREEIFGPVLSIMTYRSEDEAVALANDSVYGLAAYVQSKDVEHARRIAARLRVGNVHINYPPWNPAAPFGGYKRSGNGREYAEFGLEAYLETKATTGYA; from the coding sequence ATGCGAACCTCGCAACACACCTATATCGACGGCCAGTGGAGCGACCCGGCCGAGATGCGGACGATCGACGTCATCGACCCGAGCACCGCGCGACCGTACGCCCGGCTCGGGATCGGAGGGGCAGCCGACGTCGAGCGCGCGGTCGGCGCGGCGCGGCAGGCGTTCGACACATTCTCACGCGAACCGATCGAGACGCGTCTCGCCCTGCTGCAACGCGTACTCCACGTCTACCAACGCCGCCACGACGAGGTCGCACGAACCATCAGCCAGGAGATGGGCGCGCCGCTCGCGTTCGCGCGAGCGATGCAGGCCGCCGTCGGCACCGCACACCTCGAGCAGACGATTCACGCCTTGCGTTCGTACCGCTTCAGCACGTGGACGGACTCGCTACTGGTCTCGCGCGAGCCGATCGGTGTGTGCGCCTTGATCACTCCGTGGAACTGGCCGATCAACCAGATCGTGTGCAAGGTCGCGCCCGCGCTCGCCACAGGCTGCACCATGGTGCTCAAGCCGAGCGAGATCGCGCCATTCAGCGCGATCCTGTTTGCGGAAATTCTGCATGAGGCCGGCGTCCCGCCCGGCGTGTTCAATCTCGTGCACGGAGACGGCCCTGGGGTCGGTGCCGCCCTGTCGCGGCATCCGGACGTCGACATGGTGTCGTTTACGGGCTCGACCCGCGCGGGCATCGAAGTCGCCAAAGCCGCCGCCGATACGGTGAAGCGCGTTCACCAGGAGTTGGGCAGCAAGAGCCCGAATCTCATCCTGCCCGACGCCGACATCGAGGATGCCGTCACGCACGGCACGCGCAGTTGCTTCAGCAACAGCGGCCAATCGTGCAATGCGCCGACGCGCATGCTGGTGCACGTGGATCACCTCGGTCGCGCGGAACAGGCTGCGCGCGACGAGGTTGCCCGGATGGTCGTCGGCGACCCGCGCGCACCGGACACCACGCTTGGACCGGTCGTCAGCCGCGCACAGTTCCAACGCGTCCAGCATTTCATCCAACTCGGGATCGACGAGGGCGCCACCCTGGTCGCGGGCGGTCCCGGGCGACCGTCCGGATTGAGCGAGGGATTTTACGTCCGCCCGACGGTGTTTTCCAACGTCACCCCAGACATGGGCATCGCGCGCGAGGAAATCTTCGGGCCGGTCCTGTCGATCATGACCTACCGATCCGAGGACGAGGCAGTCGCGCTTGCGAACGACTCGGTATACGGGCTCGCCGCCTACGTGCAATCGAAGGACGTCGAACACGCCCGCCGAATCGCGGCGCGGTTGCGCGTGGGGAACGTCCACATCAATTACCCGCCGTGGAACCCGGCAGCGCCGTTCGGCGGCTACAAGCGTTCGGGCAACGGGCGCGAATACGCCGAATTTGGTCTCGAGGCGTACCTGGAAACGAAAGCCACGACGGGGTATGCCTGA
- a CDS encoding ATP-binding protein — MDGFKRRLNESVQLKLSVTLSLAILVMAIVAGAFSFLSAFDEAHELQDDVLRQVAQLMDQQRLSPTPSPSGGRLADADEESRVIVQRLGGAQPSPVDVDSGGILPLPATLSDGLQTLEVGGETFRVLVKTTAAGERIAVAQEAGFRNEIAREGALRTVMPFLVLVPVLLLIVADLVRKMFRPIAALSREIDQRAEQELHPVADRHLPVEVRPFAVAINRLLARVGQSMTSQRRFVADAAHELRSPLTALSLQAERLAQTEMSGPARERLTALRQGIERGRNLLDQLLTLARAQSAADAPESPVSVQGVYRRVLEDLMPLAEARRIDIGVEGTQDDEVWVSELDLIAVVKNLIDNAIRYTPEGGRVDLSVGALDGKVEVRVTDNGPGIPSAERARVFDPFYRTLGSEQMGSGLGLSIVQTIVDRVGAEIRLDFADPAKQTGLSVTVLFPMSAPPPATASQGRG, encoded by the coding sequence ATGGATGGTTTCAAAAGACGCTTGAACGAGTCGGTTCAACTCAAGCTGTCCGTTACCCTGTCGCTGGCGATTCTCGTGATGGCCATCGTCGCGGGCGCATTCTCGTTCCTGTCTGCCTTCGACGAGGCGCACGAGCTGCAGGATGACGTTCTGCGCCAGGTGGCGCAGCTCATGGATCAGCAGCGTTTGTCGCCGACGCCTTCGCCGAGCGGGGGGCGTCTCGCGGATGCCGATGAGGAATCGCGCGTGATCGTTCAGCGCCTGGGCGGGGCCCAACCCTCGCCGGTCGACGTGGATTCGGGAGGCATCCTGCCGCTGCCCGCCACGCTGTCCGACGGATTGCAGACGCTGGAGGTCGGCGGCGAGACATTCCGCGTCCTGGTGAAGACCACGGCCGCCGGCGAACGCATCGCCGTGGCGCAGGAGGCGGGCTTCCGCAATGAAATCGCCCGCGAGGGCGCGCTGCGCACGGTGATGCCTTTCCTGGTGCTCGTGCCGGTGTTGCTGCTGATCGTCGCCGATCTGGTGCGCAAGATGTTTCGGCCCATCGCCGCCCTCTCCAGGGAAATCGACCAGCGCGCCGAGCAGGAACTGCACCCCGTCGCAGATCGGCATCTTCCGGTCGAGGTGCGGCCTTTCGCCGTGGCGATCAATCGCCTGCTCGCCCGCGTCGGCCAGTCCATGACGTCCCAGCGCCGTTTCGTGGCGGACGCGGCGCACGAGCTGCGCTCGCCGTTGACGGCGCTTTCGCTGCAGGCGGAACGGCTGGCGCAAACGGAGATGTCCGGTCCGGCGCGCGAACGGTTGACGGCGCTGCGCCAAGGGATCGAGCGTGGCCGAAACCTGCTGGATCAACTCCTGACCTTGGCCAGGGCGCAGTCGGCTGCCGACGCGCCGGAATCGCCGGTATCTGTCCAAGGCGTCTACCGCCGTGTGCTGGAGGACCTCATGCCGCTGGCCGAGGCCAGGCGCATCGACATCGGCGTCGAAGGCACGCAGGATGACGAAGTGTGGGTCAGCGAGCTGGACCTGATCGCCGTGGTCAAGAACTTGATCGACAACGCCATTCGCTACACGCCGGAAGGCGGGCGGGTCGATCTTTCCGTGGGGGCGTTGGACGGGAAGGTCGAAGTGCGCGTCACGGACAACGGGCCGGGCATCCCGTCAGCCGAGCGGGCCCGGGTTTTCGATCCGTTCTACCGCACACTGGGCAGTGAACAGATGGGATCGGGTTTGGGGCTCTCCATCGTCCAGACGATTGTCGATCGCGTCGGCGCGGAGATCCGCCTTGATTTCGCGGACCCGGCGAAGCAAACCGGCTTGAGCGTCACCGTTCTCTTTCCCATGAGCGCCCCGCCTCCCGCAACGGCTTCGCAGGGGCGCGGTTAA
- a CDS encoding sulfonate ABC transporter substrate-binding protein, which produces MTDTISMKRRRFVGAGLAWSAAVAAGTAHATTDPHTLRIGYQKGPLSLLKARGTLERKLAPLGAKVTWTEFPSGPPQLEALNAGAIDFGDVGEAPPIFALAAGAPLVYGAQGVARPSSEAVVVPKTSTVKTFAGLRGKRIALTKGSNTHFLLVRLLQAAGLGYTDVTPVWLSPVDARAAFERGAVDAWIIWDPFLAAVQQSFGARIIADGTGLVENRVYYFTSRSYATGHAEVLRTTLGEVAALERWLDANRGPAAAEFAKLWGIPEPTVALAFQRTRFGIEPITPAALAYQQKLSDVFYRTGLLPKPVQVAGAAPPAGLVSG; this is translated from the coding sequence ATGACGGATACGATTTCGATGAAGCGACGCCGCTTCGTGGGCGCGGGTCTCGCCTGGAGCGCCGCGGTCGCGGCCGGGACTGCGCACGCGACGACCGATCCGCATACGCTGCGCATCGGCTACCAGAAAGGGCCGCTCAGCCTGCTGAAGGCGCGCGGCACCCTGGAGCGCAAGCTCGCGCCGCTCGGCGCGAAGGTGACGTGGACCGAGTTTCCCTCGGGGCCGCCGCAACTGGAGGCGCTGAATGCCGGGGCCATCGATTTCGGCGACGTGGGCGAGGCGCCGCCGATTTTCGCGTTGGCGGCGGGCGCGCCGCTCGTCTATGGCGCGCAAGGCGTGGCGCGCCCTTCGTCCGAGGCGGTGGTCGTGCCGAAGACCTCGACCGTCAAGACCTTCGCGGGACTGCGCGGCAAGCGCATCGCGCTGACCAAAGGCTCGAACACGCATTTCCTGCTGGTGCGCCTGTTGCAGGCGGCGGGGCTCGGCTACACGGACGTCACGCCGGTATGGCTCTCGCCTGTCGATGCGCGTGCGGCATTCGAGCGCGGCGCGGTCGATGCGTGGATCATCTGGGATCCGTTTCTCGCGGCGGTCCAGCAATCGTTCGGCGCGAGGATCATCGCCGACGGCACGGGCCTCGTCGAGAATCGCGTCTATTACTTCACGTCGCGGTCGTACGCGACCGGCCACGCGGAGGTGCTGCGCACGACGCTCGGCGAAGTGGCCGCGCTCGAACGCTGGCTCGACGCGAATCGCGGGCCGGCCGCCGCCGAATTCGCGAAGCTGTGGGGTATTCCGGAGCCGACGGTCGCGCTGGCGTTCCAGCGCACGCGTTTCGGCATCGAGCCGATCACGCCGGCGGCGCTCGCCTACCAGCAGAAGCTGTCCGATGTGTTCTATCGGACGGGGCTGCTGCCGAAGCCGGTTCAGGTTGCGGGCGCGGCGCCGCCGGCGGGGTTGGTGAGCGGTTGA
- a CDS encoding cholesterol oxidase substrate-binding domain-containing protein, giving the protein MNEDAQGDHAPRRAFLTDLARLAAAGVIGGWTPLAHSARTQPASSAPPNFPPDIALYQQAFQNWSGEITIPDVWTAAPRSPAEVVEVANWAYANGYRIRPRGHLHNWSPLTLAADVAPAQVVLLDTTRALTAVSIDTSTQPARVTAQTGISLEALLAALEPYGLGIVAVPAPGDITLGGALAIDAHGTAVPAGGEHPAPGQAYGSLSNLVQKLTAVVFDPGSQRYALRTFERGDPDCGPFLAHLGRAFVVEATLVVGPNQRLRCQSHINIAVSELFGAPDAAGRSMASFLDQAGRVEAIWYPFTIFPWLKVWSVSPNRPLLSRAVTQPYNYPFSDSIPPELANLIARIVIAGEGVLTPLFGQTQLAITAAGLFATASADLWGWSRTVLQYVRPTTLRVTANGYAVLVRRADVQRAIHEFVQFYQGRVDACRARGAYPMNGPVEIRVTGLDQPADGGATVPPLSALKPRPDHPEWDTAVWFDILTLPGTPGANRFYREIEQWMLANYAGTYATVRPEWSKGWAYTDTGAWRDDAMLTTTIPNLYREGQPAAAGWDAARATLDRYDPGRIFASPLLDRLLP; this is encoded by the coding sequence ATGAATGAGGATGCTCAAGGAGACCACGCGCCGAGGCGCGCCTTTCTGACCGATCTCGCGCGACTCGCCGCGGCCGGCGTCATCGGCGGATGGACACCGCTCGCCCACTCGGCCCGCACGCAACCCGCCTCGTCCGCGCCGCCGAACTTCCCGCCCGACATCGCGCTGTACCAGCAGGCGTTCCAGAACTGGAGCGGCGAAATCACGATCCCGGACGTCTGGACCGCCGCGCCGCGCAGCCCCGCCGAGGTGGTGGAGGTCGCCAACTGGGCCTACGCCAACGGCTACCGGATCCGACCGCGCGGCCACCTGCACAACTGGTCGCCGCTGACGCTCGCCGCGGACGTCGCGCCCGCGCAAGTCGTGCTGCTCGACACGACCCGCGCGCTCACCGCGGTCTCGATCGACACCTCGACGCAGCCGGCCCGCGTCACCGCTCAGACCGGCATCTCGCTCGAAGCGCTGCTCGCCGCGCTCGAGCCGTATGGGCTCGGCATCGTCGCCGTACCCGCCCCCGGCGACATCACGCTCGGCGGCGCCCTGGCGATCGACGCGCACGGCACCGCCGTGCCGGCCGGCGGCGAACACCCCGCGCCGGGCCAGGCCTATGGCTCGCTCAGCAATCTCGTGCAGAAGCTGACCGCGGTGGTGTTCGATCCCGGCTCGCAGCGCTATGCCCTGCGCACGTTCGAGCGCGGCGATCCGGACTGCGGCCCCTTCCTCGCGCATCTCGGCCGCGCCTTCGTCGTGGAGGCCACGCTCGTCGTCGGGCCGAACCAGCGCCTGCGCTGCCAGAGCCATATCAATATCGCGGTGTCCGAACTGTTCGGCGCGCCGGATGCGGCCGGCCGCAGCATGGCCTCGTTCCTCGATCAGGCAGGCCGCGTGGAAGCGATCTGGTATCCGTTCACGATATTTCCGTGGCTCAAGGTCTGGAGCGTGTCGCCCAACCGGCCGCTGCTGTCGCGCGCGGTCACCCAGCCGTACAACTATCCGTTCTCCGATTCGATCCCGCCCGAGCTGGCCAACCTGATCGCGCGCATCGTCATCGCCGGCGAAGGCGTGCTGACGCCGCTGTTCGGCCAGACTCAGCTCGCGATCACGGCGGCCGGACTGTTCGCGACCGCGAGCGCCGACCTCTGGGGCTGGTCGCGCACCGTGCTGCAATACGTCCGACCGACGACGCTGCGCGTCACCGCGAACGGCTACGCCGTGCTGGTGCGGCGCGCCGACGTGCAACGCGCGATCCACGAGTTCGTGCAGTTCTACCAGGGCCGGGTCGACGCCTGCCGCGCACGCGGCGCCTATCCCATGAACGGCCCCGTCGAGATCCGCGTGACCGGCCTCGATCAGCCGGCCGACGGCGGCGCAACCGTCCCCCCGCTGTCGGCGCTCAAGCCGCGCCCCGATCATCCCGAGTGGGACACCGCCGTCTGGTTCGACATCCTCACGTTGCCCGGCACACCGGGCGCGAACCGCTTCTATCGTGAGATCGAGCAATGGATGCTGGCCAACTACGCCGGGACCTACGCGACCGTGCGCCCCGAGTGGTCGAAAGGCTGGGCCTACACCGATACCGGCGCGTGGCGGGACGACGCGATGCTGACGACGACGATTCCCAACCTGTATCGCGAGGGCCAGCCCGCCGCCGCCGGCTGGGACGCCGCTCGCGCGACGCTCGATCGCTACGACCCCGGGCGGATCTTCGCGTCGCCGCTGCTGGACCGGCTGCTGCCCTGA
- a CDS encoding COG4705 family protein, which produces MNTRPAPNTRDWLNKVPDVTLAFWIVKIMSTTVGETGADFLAVNAGWGQGMTRAVMAGLLAATLIAQLRVRRYTPWIYWLTVVLVSVVGTQITDWLTDGLGVSLYASTSVFAAGLAAIFFAWHRVERTLSIHDIVTRRRELFYWSAVLCTFALGTAAGDLATEALGLGFIRGAFAFGASIGATCVAWRMGGNAVLTFWIGYILTRPFGAALGDWLTQARTYGGLGMGAMWTSALFLGVILTAVAAAQFGMRTNRSARTAE; this is translated from the coding sequence ATGAACACACGGCCCGCACCCAACACACGCGACTGGCTCAACAAGGTTCCCGACGTCACGCTTGCGTTCTGGATCGTCAAGATCATGTCCACCACCGTGGGCGAAACGGGCGCCGACTTCCTGGCGGTCAATGCCGGCTGGGGTCAGGGAATGACCCGCGCGGTCATGGCCGGCCTGCTCGCGGCCACCTTGATCGCGCAGTTGCGCGTCCGCCGCTACACCCCCTGGATTTACTGGCTGACGGTCGTGCTGGTCAGCGTGGTCGGCACGCAGATCACCGACTGGCTGACCGACGGCCTGGGAGTCAGCCTGTACGCCAGTACGTCCGTTTTCGCGGCGGGGCTCGCCGCGATCTTCTTCGCCTGGCATCGGGTCGAACGCACGCTGTCCATCCATGACATCGTGACGCGCAGACGCGAGCTGTTTTACTGGTCGGCCGTCCTGTGCACGTTCGCGCTGGGCACGGCCGCCGGCGATCTGGCGACCGAGGCGCTGGGCCTGGGCTTTATCCGGGGCGCGTTCGCCTTCGGTGCGTCGATCGGCGCGACCTGCGTCGCCTGGCGCATGGGTGGCAACGCCGTGCTCACGTTCTGGATCGGCTACATCCTGACCCGCCCGTTCGGCGCCGCGCTGGGCGACTGGCTGACGCAGGCCAGGACCTACGGCGGCCTCGGCATGGGGGCCATGTGGACCAGCGCCCTGTTCCTCGGGGTGATCCTCACGGCGGTGGCGGCGGCTCAGTTCGGGATGAGGACGAACCGATCCGCCCGAACCGCCGAATAA
- a CDS encoding M81 family metallopeptidase codes for MKLLIARMNHETNTFSPVPTPLAAFGRDGPDWGDDAYRANHGMRTAMAAFLDMAAREGADVVTPVSAAANPSGPVAADAYAAICDAIVAAAPGCDAVLLDLHGAMVAEHSVDGEGDLLARVRAALPDAPIAVALDLHANVTQKMIDHADVIVSFKTYPHVDMYETGEHAARVLFRQLSGHARPVLAWHQPPLMTSTLRSATAEGAMRRAVNAARAAEADGMLAVSVLPGFSLADIPAPCLSVVVVGDGDRAAADAHAERIARQIWQARDDFVYRSAPLAASVAQAAALARGAKRPVLMLDHGDNCMSGGPCDTMDVIETALAQGLDGIVSGPICDPDAVARMIAAGVGATVTLAIGNRLPSHDGLQRQPFRATGIVRAITDGEYVIQGPTYTGQRACMGRTAVLDTGSALFVVSERTQEPWDLSVFESVGIDPRRARFLLLKSRMYCRPVFEPISAALVECDSRGVTGSDYGLFRYVRLVRPVYPLDNLDW; via the coding sequence ATGAAGCTGCTGATTGCCCGGATGAACCACGAGACGAATACGTTCTCGCCCGTACCGACGCCGCTCGCGGCGTTCGGTCGCGACGGTCCCGATTGGGGTGACGATGCATATCGCGCGAACCACGGCATGCGCACGGCGATGGCCGCCTTCCTCGACATGGCTGCCCGCGAGGGCGCCGACGTCGTGACCCCCGTGTCGGCTGCCGCGAACCCGAGCGGCCCGGTCGCAGCCGACGCGTATGCGGCCATCTGCGACGCGATCGTTGCCGCCGCGCCCGGCTGCGACGCCGTGCTGCTCGACCTGCACGGCGCGATGGTCGCCGAACACAGTGTGGACGGCGAGGGCGACTTGCTCGCACGCGTGCGCGCCGCCCTGCCCGATGCGCCGATTGCGGTTGCGCTGGACCTGCATGCGAACGTGACACAAAAAATGATCGACCACGCGGATGTGATCGTCAGCTTCAAGACCTACCCCCACGTCGATATGTACGAGACGGGCGAGCACGCGGCGCGCGTGCTGTTCAGGCAACTGTCCGGTCACGCACGGCCCGTGCTCGCTTGGCACCAGCCGCCGCTCATGACGTCGACCCTGCGCAGCGCGACCGCCGAAGGCGCGATGCGGCGCGCGGTGAACGCCGCGCGCGCAGCCGAGGCCGATGGAATGCTCGCGGTATCGGTATTGCCGGGCTTCTCGCTGGCTGATATTCCCGCGCCATGCCTCAGCGTCGTCGTGGTCGGCGACGGCGACCGCGCGGCGGCCGACGCGCACGCCGAACGTATCGCGCGACAGATCTGGCAAGCGCGCGACGATTTCGTGTATCGCAGCGCCCCGCTCGCGGCCTCCGTCGCACAAGCCGCCGCGCTGGCGCGCGGTGCGAAGCGGCCTGTGCTGATGCTCGATCACGGCGACAACTGCATGTCGGGCGGTCCGTGCGACACCATGGACGTTATCGAGACGGCGCTTGCGCAGGGACTCGACGGTATCGTCAGCGGACCGATATGCGATCCGGATGCGGTGGCTCGAATGATCGCGGCGGGCGTCGGCGCGACCGTGACGCTGGCCATCGGCAATCGACTGCCGTCGCACGATGGCCTGCAGCGTCAGCCGTTTCGCGCGACCGGCATCGTGCGCGCCATCACCGACGGCGAATACGTGATCCAGGGGCCGACCTATACAGGGCAACGTGCCTGCATGGGACGTACCGCCGTGCTCGATACCGGGTCGGCCCTGTTCGTCGTCAGCGAACGCACACAGGAGCCCTGGGATCTCAGTGTATTCGAGAGCGTCGGCATCGATCCCCGGCGCGCACGATTCCTGTTGCTGAAATCGAGGATGTATTGCCGGCCCGTTTTCGAGCCGATCTCGGCCGCGCTCGTCGAGTGCGACAGCCGCGGCGTCACGGGATCAGACTACGGCCTGTTCCGCTACGTGCGGCTCGTCCGCCCCGTCTATCCGCTCGACAACCTCGACTGGTGA
- a CDS encoding LysR family transcriptional regulator codes for MDTLQMMRIFVRVAEEGSFTHAAQRLDITTAFASRSVAQLETHLRTRLLNRSTRRVALTQAGQRYLERCVQILGYIDEAESEAADAQASPSGRLRVHATTSFGQAYVVPAIVRYRTLHPSVMVELTLSQHFPDLLDEGYDVSLQLSANELPDSGLVSQRLGTVHSVLCASPEYLRARGVPQSVTDLADHVCLQIVTPVFPPDRWHLDGPNGRETLALPSADFQVNVADALGAALREGIGIGSLPMSTALPALRSGALVRVLPDYRLQQLTVYTLYPSRQYLDAKIRTFIDFLREFVPQLLAADEAALGSGSQS; via the coding sequence ATGGATACGCTACAGATGATGCGCATTTTTGTCCGCGTCGCCGAGGAGGGCAGCTTCACGCATGCCGCCCAACGGCTGGACATCACGACCGCCTTTGCGTCGCGCTCGGTGGCGCAGCTGGAGACGCACCTGCGCACGCGCCTGCTCAATCGCAGCACGCGCCGGGTGGCGCTGACCCAGGCGGGCCAGCGCTATCTCGAACGCTGCGTGCAGATTCTTGGGTATATCGACGAAGCCGAGTCGGAGGCGGCCGATGCGCAGGCGAGCCCGTCCGGCCGGCTGCGCGTGCATGCGACGACGAGCTTCGGGCAGGCCTACGTGGTGCCCGCGATCGTGCGCTATCGGACGCTCCACCCGAGCGTGATGGTCGAGCTGACGTTGTCGCAGCATTTTCCCGATCTGCTCGACGAGGGCTACGACGTGTCGCTGCAGTTGAGCGCGAATGAACTGCCCGATTCGGGGCTCGTGTCGCAGCGGCTCGGCACCGTGCACAGCGTGCTGTGCGCGTCGCCCGAGTATCTGCGCGCGCGCGGCGTACCGCAAAGCGTGACCGATCTGGCCGATCACGTGTGCCTGCAGATCGTCACACCGGTGTTCCCGCCCGATCGCTGGCATCTGGACGGGCCCAACGGCCGCGAAACCCTGGCGCTGCCGTCGGCGGATTTCCAGGTCAACGTCGCGGACGCGCTCGGCGCCGCGCTGCGCGAAGGCATCGGCATCGGCTCGCTGCCGATGTCGACCGCGCTGCCCGCCCTGCGCAGCGGCGCGCTGGTGCGTGTGCTGCCCGACTATCGCCTGCAGCAGTTGACGGTGTATACCTTGTATCCGTCGCGCCAGTACCTCGATGCGAAGATCCGCACCTTCATCGATTTCCTGAGGGAATTCGTCCCGCAACTGCTGGCCGCCGACGAGGCGGCATTGGGTTCGGGCAGCCAGTCCTAA